One part of the Candidatus Polarisedimenticolaceae bacterium genome encodes these proteins:
- a CDS encoding uracil-DNA glycosylase produces MSSRRDRVRRGAAEWVAYAKDLGVRELRIASATADVAGASETLDAIRADLGDCTRCKLCVGRKNLVFGVGDPRAGLMFVGEGPGADEDAKGEPFVGRAGQKLNEMIRAIGLSREQVYIANVVKCRPPDNRTPEPDEVATCSPFLFRQIEAIAPKVIVALGAPAAKTLLGTKVGITQLRGNWGSFRGIPVMPTFHPAYLLRAYTVENRRLVFEDLKAARARLQG; encoded by the coding sequence GTGAGCTCGCGCCGGGACCGCGTGCGGCGCGGCGCCGCGGAATGGGTGGCGTACGCGAAGGATCTCGGCGTCCGCGAGCTGCGGATCGCGAGCGCGACGGCCGACGTGGCGGGCGCCTCCGAGACGCTCGACGCGATCCGGGCCGACCTCGGCGACTGCACCCGCTGCAAGCTGTGCGTCGGCCGGAAGAACCTCGTGTTCGGCGTGGGCGACCCGCGGGCCGGGCTGATGTTCGTCGGGGAGGGGCCGGGAGCCGACGAGGACGCGAAGGGCGAGCCGTTCGTCGGCCGCGCCGGCCAGAAGCTCAACGAGATGATCCGCGCGATCGGTCTCTCGCGCGAGCAGGTGTACATCGCCAACGTCGTCAAGTGCCGGCCCCCGGACAACCGCACGCCCGAGCCCGACGAGGTCGCGACGTGCTCGCCGTTCCTGTTCCGCCAGATCGAGGCGATCGCGCCGAAGGTGATCGTCGCGCTCGGCGCCCCCGCGGCGAAGACGCTTCTCGGGACCAAGGTGGGTATCACGCAGCTTCGCGGGAACTGGGGGAGTTTCCGGGGCATCCCGGTGATGCCCACGTTCCATCCGGCCTATCTCCTGCGCGCGTACACGGTGGAGAACCGTCGGCTGGTCTTCGAGGACCTCAAGGCGGCGCGCGCGCGCCTCCAAGGCTGA